A genomic window from Paraburkholderia phytofirmans OLGA172 includes:
- a CDS encoding slipin family protein: protein MNPITLLLSTVFLLAGMAAGGLVNVYLAPPFFVAALLIGMSVRVANVWEKFVILRVGKLQSVKGAGFFMIIPILDNIVAVIDERIQTTAFNAEQALTKDTVPVNVDAIIFWHVCDAQKAALAITDYRQAIDRVAQTTLRELIGATMLSALLSDRTAADAHLRDEIGGKTAEWGIAVGSVEIRDVAIPVALQDAMSRQAQAEREKQARVILGSAEAAIASNFVEAARVYETQPGALQLRAMNIIYETTKERGATILMPTSMVDSLNPPLAFAIAGNAFADPVVTPLKTAA from the coding sequence ATGAATCCGATCACGTTACTTCTGTCCACCGTGTTCCTGCTAGCCGGCATGGCTGCTGGCGGATTGGTGAATGTGTATCTCGCTCCGCCATTTTTTGTTGCGGCTCTTCTGATCGGCATGTCGGTGAGAGTTGCCAACGTCTGGGAGAAATTTGTCATCCTGCGAGTCGGAAAACTGCAGAGCGTGAAGGGCGCGGGATTCTTCATGATCATTCCGATTCTGGACAACATCGTCGCAGTCATCGACGAACGCATTCAGACCACGGCTTTCAACGCGGAGCAGGCGCTGACCAAAGATACGGTGCCGGTAAATGTCGATGCGATCATTTTCTGGCACGTCTGTGATGCGCAAAAAGCCGCACTGGCGATAACCGATTATCGGCAGGCGATTGATCGCGTCGCGCAGACCACGTTGCGGGAACTGATCGGCGCGACGATGCTGTCTGCGTTGCTGTCGGACAGAACCGCGGCGGACGCGCACCTGCGTGACGAAATTGGCGGCAAGACTGCCGAATGGGGAATCGCGGTCGGTTCCGTCGAAATTCGCGACGTGGCGATTCCAGTCGCGTTGCAGGACGCGATGTCCCGTCAGGCGCAGGCCGAGCGGGAAAAACAGGCGCGCGTCATTCTCGGTTCGGCGGAGGCCGCGATCGCGTCGAATTTTGTCGAGGCGGCGAGAGTGTATGAAACGCAGCCGGGCGCGCTGCAACTTCGTGCAATGAATATCATCTACGAGACGACGAAGGAACGTGGCGCGACGATCCTCATGCCGACTTCGATGGTCGACAGTCTGAATCCGCCGCTGGCGTTCGCCATTGCAGGCAATGCCTTTGCCGATCCCGTGGTGACTCCGCTCAAGACCGCGGCGTAG
- a CDS encoding bifunctional DedA family/phosphatase PAP2 family protein — MEHAYIHLLHLLAGHPAWTLTVIFLAAFLEAIAVIGTFIPGSTAMFLAGALAGTGSLSLGWVFLWAIAGAVAGDGMSFWIGNRYKDRIVQLWPFSKHPQVLDAGYRFFQKHGAKSVVFARFIGPLRAIVPVVAGMLCMTPVRFYAMNVLSALIWAPAHILPGVVFGASVLLAGAVSFRLVVIIALLVGIVWLSFRAMGFLLSHASAWSSAAGRYLGSWACRHPGPFGRLARQLLDPEQPDASSVVVTSLLVLAAGALFFGVLEDVISGDPLVNVDLSVYHFLQSVRTPWSDTVLAGLATLGSVFTLTALVVTVVVWMLLERRWRTIGYWLGAVVFSQLLIFALQFAMRRAPPNEFISDAYVFPSNHVAATVIVYGFLAFLLARRVGMLEGLFVATASTVVVIVVALSGLYFGRYWVSDAIGGAALAYIWVAIVSLTAMLRHPEVPPSRGFMPVVVLVVMLVSVGVQLSVKPPAPPPDNALRPPPVLITQAQWTVSLWKRLPCYRSDMGGDRKEPLTLQWVSNLDSIKGQLRAQGWVEGTDLSAHSLLSLASPNVAAVALPVLPKLNNGVPSSLVFMRPGDNRDERDVLRFWPSGYAVANGASTTPLWVGAFAHERLARASWPINILRVDKEVSSFDAHTKTSADLGAALVAQVSCHGVPVSLLASPVE, encoded by the coding sequence ATGGAGCACGCCTACATCCACCTTTTGCATCTGCTTGCCGGCCATCCGGCGTGGACACTCACGGTCATCTTTCTTGCGGCCTTCCTGGAGGCCATCGCCGTCATCGGCACCTTCATTCCAGGCAGCACTGCCATGTTTCTCGCCGGTGCGCTGGCCGGCACAGGTTCACTGAGCCTCGGCTGGGTGTTCCTGTGGGCGATCGCCGGCGCCGTCGCCGGGGACGGCATGAGCTTCTGGATCGGCAACCGCTACAAGGACAGGATCGTCCAGCTCTGGCCGTTCAGCAAACACCCGCAGGTACTCGACGCCGGCTACCGCTTCTTTCAGAAACACGGAGCCAAAAGCGTCGTGTTCGCCCGCTTCATCGGACCATTGCGGGCGATCGTGCCGGTCGTGGCGGGGATGCTGTGCATGACGCCGGTGCGCTTCTACGCAATGAATGTGCTGTCGGCGCTGATATGGGCTCCCGCGCATATCCTGCCGGGGGTGGTATTCGGCGCCTCCGTGCTGCTGGCCGGCGCGGTGTCGTTCCGTCTCGTCGTCATCATCGCGTTGCTGGTGGGCATCGTCTGGCTGAGCTTTCGCGCGATGGGTTTCCTGCTCTCGCATGCCAGTGCGTGGTCGAGCGCGGCGGGACGCTATCTGGGAAGCTGGGCCTGCCGCCACCCAGGCCCGTTCGGCCGGCTCGCGCGGCAACTGCTGGACCCCGAACAGCCGGATGCCAGCAGCGTCGTGGTGACATCGCTGCTGGTGCTGGCGGCGGGCGCACTCTTCTTCGGCGTCCTCGAAGACGTCATCAGCGGCGATCCGCTGGTCAACGTCGACCTGTCCGTCTATCACTTCCTGCAATCGGTCCGCACGCCCTGGAGCGACACTGTCCTTGCAGGACTGGCGACGCTCGGCAGCGTCTTCACGCTGACGGCGCTGGTCGTGACAGTGGTGGTGTGGATGCTGCTGGAGCGGCGTTGGCGCACCATCGGCTACTGGCTCGGCGCGGTCGTGTTTTCCCAATTGCTGATCTTCGCACTGCAGTTCGCGATGCGCCGCGCGCCACCCAATGAATTCATCTCCGACGCCTACGTGTTTCCGAGCAATCACGTCGCCGCCACGGTGATCGTCTACGGCTTCCTCGCGTTCCTGCTCGCGCGACGGGTCGGCATGCTGGAAGGTTTGTTCGTGGCGACTGCAAGTACGGTGGTCGTGATCGTGGTCGCGCTGTCGGGACTTTACTTCGGCAGGTACTGGGTCTCCGACGCGATCGGCGGCGCCGCGCTCGCATACATCTGGGTCGCCATCGTCTCGCTGACGGCGATGTTGCGGCATCCGGAAGTGCCACCCTCACGAGGCTTCATGCCGGTCGTGGTTCTGGTGGTGATGCTCGTGAGCGTGGGTGTGCAACTGAGCGTCAAGCCGCCGGCGCCGCCGCCTGACAATGCGCTGCGCCCGCCGCCCGTGCTGATCACTCAAGCGCAGTGGACCGTGTCGCTGTGGAAGAGACTGCCCTGCTATCGCTCGGATATGGGCGGTGACCGCAAGGAACCGCTCACGCTGCAATGGGTATCGAACCTCGATTCGATCAAGGGGCAACTGCGCGCGCAGGGATGGGTCGAGGGCACGGACCTCTCCGCGCACAGCTTGCTCTCGCTAGCCTCGCCGAATGTCGCGGCGGTAGCGCTCCCGGTATTGCCGAAGCTGAACAATGGCGTGCCTTCGTCGCTGGTCTTCATGCGTCCCGGCGACAACCGCGACGAACGCGACGTCCTGCGCTTCTGGCCGAGCGGCTATGCCGTAGCGAACGGTGCATCGACCACCCCGCTATGGGTCGGGGCTTTCGCGCACGAACGGCTCGCCCGGGCATCGTGGCCGATCAATATTCTGCGGGTCGACAAGGAAGTGTCGTCATTCGATGCTCACACCAAAACGAGCGCCGATCTCGGCGCGGCGCTCGTGGCCCAGGTGAGTTGCCATGGCGTGCCGGTATCGCTGCTGGCCTCTCCGGTGGAATGA
- a CDS encoding Lrp/AsnC family transcriptional regulator: MTPELDKTDRAILAALQNDGRMSNARLAEMVGLSETPCARRLKRLENDGYIDQYRAMLSRSALGLGVVAFVYVRFAVHDRAVATRFEREVQAIPRILACHNVSGSADYILQVVARDLDDYGTFMRDEMRSLPGVTSVESALSLREVKANGGLPLS, encoded by the coding sequence ATGACACCTGAGCTCGATAAAACAGACCGCGCGATCCTCGCCGCGCTGCAGAACGACGGCCGCATGTCGAATGCACGGCTGGCCGAGATGGTCGGCCTGAGCGAGACGCCTTGTGCCCGCCGCCTCAAGCGCCTTGAAAACGACGGCTATATCGACCAGTACCGCGCGATGCTTTCGCGCTCCGCCCTCGGCCTCGGCGTGGTTGCGTTCGTCTACGTGCGGTTCGCCGTGCACGACCGCGCGGTGGCCACCCGTTTCGAACGCGAGGTGCAGGCAATCCCGCGAATTCTGGCGTGCCACAACGTGTCGGGCAGCGCTGACTACATCCTGCAGGTGGTCGCGCGCGATCTCGACGACTACGGCACGTTCATGCGCGACGAGATGCGCAGCCTGCCGGGCGTGACGTCGGTGGAATCGGCATTGTCGCTGCGGGAAGTCAAGGCTAACGGCGGGTTGCCGCTGTCCTGA
- a CDS encoding DUF1993 domain-containing protein, with translation MSISMYQASLPVLVRGMTNLQVILGKAEAHAAEKRIDPSVLVNARLAPDMLPLVRQVYIVSDTAKGCAARLADVEAPKYDDVEQTFEELDARLQKTIDYLKEFNAQQIDGSEERPITLKMRNGPVEFTGLSYLLGFVLPNFFFHVTTAYDILRHNGVELGKLDYLGGIK, from the coding sequence ATGTCAATTTCGATGTATCAAGCGTCATTGCCCGTGCTGGTGCGCGGCATGACCAACCTGCAAGTCATCCTCGGCAAGGCCGAGGCGCACGCTGCCGAGAAACGGATCGACCCGTCCGTGCTCGTGAACGCCCGGCTCGCGCCGGACATGCTGCCGCTGGTGCGCCAGGTCTATATCGTGAGCGACACGGCGAAAGGCTGCGCCGCACGCCTGGCTGACGTCGAAGCGCCGAAATACGACGACGTCGAACAGACCTTTGAAGAACTCGATGCCCGCCTTCAAAAGACGATTGATTATCTGAAGGAATTCAATGCGCAACAGATCGACGGCTCGGAAGAACGTCCGATCACGCTGAAAATGCGCAACGGCCCGGTCGAGTTCACGGGGCTGTCGTATCTGCTCGGTTTCGTGTTGCCGAACTTCTTTTTTCACGTCACGACGGCGTACGACATTCTGCGTCACAACGGCGTCGAACTTGGCAAGCTCGACTATCTGGGCGGCATCAAGTAA
- a CDS encoding DesA/ISL3 alpha bundle tail domain-containing protein encodes MSREQLLLQLQDWCSLAELSGINALEAFSSRLRQYT; translated from the coding sequence ATGTCGCGCGAACAGTTGCTCCTTCAGTTGCAGGACTGGTGCAGTCTTGCAGAGCTGAGCGGTATCAATGCCCTTGAGGCGTTTTCGTCGCGTCTTCGCCAGTACACCTGA
- a CDS encoding OsmC family protein — protein sequence MAYGEHKYAVSVQWTGNRGSGTSGYREYGRDHIIAAGSKPDIPGSSDAAFLGDANRWNPEDLLVASASACHKLWYLHLCSEAGVVVLSYRDNAEGTMFDSPEQGRFSRIVLRPHVVIRAGGDLDLAGRLHHVAHEKCYIANSVNFPILCEPEIATDAA from the coding sequence ATGGCATACGGCGAGCACAAATACGCGGTATCGGTGCAATGGACAGGCAACCGCGGCAGTGGCACCTCGGGATACCGCGAATACGGCCGGGACCACATCATCGCGGCGGGAAGCAAGCCCGACATTCCCGGATCATCTGACGCGGCGTTTCTCGGCGACGCGAACCGGTGGAATCCGGAGGATCTGCTGGTCGCCTCGGCGTCCGCCTGCCACAAGCTCTGGTATCTGCATCTTTGCTCGGAGGCGGGCGTCGTGGTTCTGAGCTATCGCGACAACGCCGAAGGCACGATGTTCGATAGTCCGGAGCAGGGCCGCTTTTCGCGGATCGTTCTACGCCCGCACGTTGTTATTCGGGCCGGCGGCGACCTCGATTTGGCCGGGCGTTTGCATCACGTGGCCCATGAGAAGTGCTATATCGCGAACTCGGTCAACTTTCCGATTCTGTGCGAGCCGGAAATTGCGACGGATGCGGCGTGA
- a CDS encoding YoaK family protein, producing the protein MPINYLRGFASPHRTDVTNRRLGRWLAFVAGAANAGGFLAVGQYTSHMTGIVSSLADNLALGDFGLVVAGLSSLIAFLTGAATSAILINWGRRRHAQSVYATPLLLEATLLLGFGLLGSNLEHHRLLFVSATVGVLCFVMGLQNAIITKISKAEIRTTHVTGLVTDIGIELGKLVYWNAPDSRAPRVRADRQRLALLASLLGMFFVGGVTGALGFKHMGFIATLPLAALLLTLAFVPLLDGMRGASHVDK; encoded by the coding sequence ATGCCGATTAACTATCTTCGAGGATTCGCCAGTCCGCACCGGACCGACGTGACCAATCGGCGTCTCGGGCGCTGGCTCGCGTTCGTTGCAGGCGCGGCCAACGCGGGCGGCTTTCTGGCGGTCGGACAGTACACGTCGCACATGACCGGTATCGTGTCGTCGCTGGCCGACAATCTCGCGCTTGGCGATTTCGGCCTTGTCGTGGCGGGGCTCAGTTCACTCATTGCATTTCTCACCGGCGCCGCCACGTCGGCGATCCTGATCAACTGGGGACGGCGCCGGCACGCGCAAAGCGTGTATGCGACGCCGTTGTTGCTGGAGGCAACGTTGCTGTTGGGCTTCGGGTTGCTCGGCTCGAATCTGGAACATCACCGGCTCCTGTTCGTGTCCGCCACGGTAGGCGTGCTGTGCTTCGTGATGGGTCTTCAGAACGCGATCATCACCAAGATTTCGAAAGCCGAAATCCGTACGACCCATGTGACAGGCCTGGTTACCGACATCGGTATCGAACTGGGAAAGCTGGTCTACTGGAATGCGCCAGATTCACGAGCGCCACGCGTGCGCGCCGATCGACAGAGACTTGCGCTGCTGGCGTCACTGCTTGGGATGTTCTTCGTGGGCGGCGTGACGGGCGCGTTGGGATTCAAGCACATGGGTTTCATCGCAACGCTGCCGCTCGCTGCCCTGCTTCTCACACTCGCCTTCGTGCCGTTGCTGGACGGGATGCGCGGTGCCAGTCATGTTGATAAATGA
- a CDS encoding S53 family peptidase: MVNRQPLPGSERTVEQGSTVIGQCDPAERIEVFVMLRRQRQAQFDALMSKIEAGDPSVKPLSHEAFAKDYGAAPDDIAKVKAFAAAHGLTVMREDPAARLVLLSGTIAQFQTAFGVKLEHYQHHTTGQFRGRTGTISVPDDLHGIVQAVLGLDNRPQARPHFRIRPPFQPAKAHQASFTPPQLASLYQFPQGDGSGECVGIIELGGGYNTSDLKSYFASLGVASPAVKSVGVDQGSNQPSGDPNGPDGEVTLDIEIVGAIVPGATIAVYFTQNSDAGFIDAVSRAVHDTTNRPSVVSISWGGPESSWTSQSLQAFNSVLQTAAALGVTVCAASGDSGSSDGSGSDQVDFPASSPYVLACGGTSLTASGTAITHEVVWNDGAQGGAGGGGVSRAFPVPVWQQGLSATSSSGGKTALGGRGVPDVAGDASPVTGYSVLIDGTQTVIGGTSAVAPLWAALIARINAAKGQPAGFINPKLYKAPGALNDITQGNNGSFAASPGWDACTGLGSPNGQKVAAL; the protein is encoded by the coding sequence ATGGTCAATAGACAACCGCTGCCGGGAAGCGAGCGAACGGTCGAGCAAGGTTCGACCGTCATTGGGCAATGCGATCCGGCAGAACGGATCGAGGTTTTCGTAATGCTGCGCCGTCAGCGGCAGGCCCAATTCGACGCGCTGATGAGCAAGATCGAAGCGGGCGACCCGAGCGTCAAGCCGCTATCGCATGAAGCGTTCGCAAAAGATTACGGCGCCGCGCCGGACGACATCGCCAAGGTCAAAGCCTTTGCCGCCGCCCACGGCTTGACAGTAATGCGGGAAGATCCGGCAGCGCGCCTCGTGTTGCTGAGCGGCACGATCGCGCAGTTCCAGACCGCGTTCGGCGTCAAGCTGGAACATTACCAGCATCACACAACGGGCCAGTTCCGCGGCCGTACCGGCACGATCAGCGTGCCGGACGATCTGCACGGCATCGTGCAAGCCGTGCTCGGGCTCGATAACCGGCCTCAGGCACGGCCGCACTTTCGCATCCGGCCGCCGTTCCAGCCGGCCAAAGCGCATCAGGCGTCTTTCACGCCGCCGCAGCTCGCATCGTTGTATCAGTTTCCGCAAGGCGACGGCAGCGGCGAATGCGTCGGCATCATCGAGCTCGGCGGCGGGTACAACACGTCCGACCTCAAGAGCTACTTCGCGAGCCTGGGCGTGGCTTCGCCGGCTGTGAAGTCCGTTGGCGTCGATCAGGGTAGCAATCAGCCGAGCGGCGACCCAAACGGGCCTGACGGCGAAGTCACGCTCGACATCGAAATCGTCGGTGCGATCGTGCCTGGCGCGACGATCGCGGTCTATTTCACGCAGAACAGCGACGCCGGTTTCATCGACGCGGTGAGCCGTGCGGTGCATGACACGACTAACCGACCCTCGGTTGTCTCGATCAGTTGGGGCGGCCCGGAGTCGAGCTGGACCAGCCAGTCGTTGCAAGCTTTCAACAGCGTGCTGCAAACGGCGGCGGCCTTGGGGGTGACTGTCTGCGCGGCGTCGGGCGATAGCGGCTCGAGCGACGGCTCCGGCAGCGACCAGGTCGACTTTCCGGCGTCGAGCCCCTATGTGCTGGCATGCGGCGGTACGAGCCTGACCGCGTCGGGCACCGCGATTACGCATGAAGTGGTGTGGAACGACGGCGCACAGGGCGGCGCGGGCGGCGGGGGCGTGAGCCGGGCCTTTCCGGTGCCGGTGTGGCAACAAGGTCTGTCCGCGACTTCATCGAGCGGCGGCAAGACGGCGCTCGGCGGGCGCGGCGTGCCGGACGTGGCCGGCGATGCATCGCCCGTCACCGGCTATAGCGTATTGATCGACGGCACGCAGACGGTGATCGGCGGCACCAGTGCGGTCGCACCGCTATGGGCGGCGTTGATTGCGCGGATCAATGCGGCGAAGGGGCAACCGGCCGGTTTCATCAACCCGAAGTTGTACAAGGCGCCGGGCGCGCTTAACGACATCACCCAAGGCAACAACGGCAGCTTCGCCGCGTCGCCGGGCTGGGATGCGTGCACGGGACTCGGCAGCCCCAATGGTCAGAAGGTGGCGGCACTATAG
- a CDS encoding LysE family translocator, protein MISAHLLVVYIAALFVVYAVPGPDMALVLQTSIGRGVRSGFAAAGGLGVARATHVTLSACGVAALLRSAPWLYDVVRYGGAVYLAWVGIQIFRSPVFALPEGGVAGVESQPLRAAFVKGLLTNLLNPKALLFCSVLLPQFVRPEAGPVALQMVELGLVLLAIGVCFDGIYAIGAARIAGWMRAHPLAQTLQRWTFSAALIGFALRLSLD, encoded by the coding sequence ATGATTTCCGCACACCTTCTGGTCGTCTATATTGCTGCGTTGTTCGTGGTCTATGCCGTGCCTGGGCCGGACATGGCGCTGGTTCTGCAGACCAGTATCGGACGTGGCGTGCGCAGTGGCTTCGCAGCGGCCGGCGGGCTGGGCGTGGCGCGGGCAACGCACGTCACGCTGTCGGCATGCGGGGTGGCGGCGCTGTTGCGCAGTGCGCCCTGGCTGTATGACGTGGTGCGTTACGGTGGCGCGGTTTATCTCGCGTGGGTTGGCATTCAGATCTTCCGGTCGCCTGTATTCGCGTTGCCTGAAGGCGGCGTGGCGGGTGTCGAGTCGCAGCCGTTGCGTGCCGCTTTCGTGAAGGGCCTGCTGACCAACCTGTTGAACCCGAAAGCGCTGCTGTTCTGCTCGGTGCTATTGCCGCAGTTCGTGCGTCCCGAGGCCGGACCGGTTGCGCTGCAGATGGTCGAACTAGGTCTGGTGCTGCTCGCTATTGGCGTGTGTTTCGACGGCATCTACGCGATCGGCGCGGCGCGCATCGCCGGCTGGATGCGGGCTCATCCTCTCGCGCAGACACTGCAGCGTTGGACTTTCTCGGCGGCATTGATCGGCTTTGCGTTGCGGCTCTCGCTGGACTGA
- a CDS encoding GntR family transcriptional regulator: MDHKLDSTADSIAVSLRELIASGELEDGARLVERELADRFGVSRVPMREAIQKLEGEGLVELMRNRGAVVRTLTESDLDEIYGLRGLLEGDAIFHAVKRMDSETLSRAELVHRLLGDADTAQRQGELNREFHELLYRPCANGRQLKAIRELRTQVERYERLQGTLLADTPAFQDEHLKILEACEAGNARLARSMTVEHLASAKRIVLQLVRAG, translated from the coding sequence ATGGACCACAAACTGGATTCGACGGCTGACTCCATCGCCGTCTCGCTACGCGAACTGATCGCGAGCGGCGAACTGGAGGACGGCGCAAGGCTGGTCGAGCGCGAACTCGCCGATCGATTCGGAGTGAGCCGGGTGCCGATGAGAGAAGCCATACAAAAGCTCGAGGGAGAAGGACTGGTCGAACTCATGCGCAATCGCGGCGCCGTCGTGCGAACCCTGACGGAATCCGACCTGGATGAGATTTACGGCCTGCGCGGTTTGCTCGAAGGAGACGCCATCTTCCACGCGGTCAAACGCATGGACAGTGAGACGTTATCGCGCGCCGAACTCGTTCATCGGCTTCTGGGCGACGCGGATACAGCGCAACGACAGGGCGAACTGAATCGCGAGTTTCATGAGCTGCTGTACCGGCCGTGTGCCAACGGCCGTCAATTGAAAGCGATCCGCGAACTACGCACTCAGGTCGAGCGCTACGAACGATTGCAAGGCACGCTGCTCGCCGACACACCCGCCTTTCAGGACGAGCATCTCAAGATTCTCGAAGCATGCGAGGCTGGCAACGCACGACTCGCGCGATCGATGACGGTGGAACATCTCGCGTCGGCGAAACGCATCGTTCTGCAACTGGTTCGGGCTGGTTGA
- a CDS encoding glycine zipper 2TM domain-containing protein produces the protein MNTNLNPSNPQRSRIHPLVAGAAAAVILASATGIAAMTGLLPTSHAVTEPAPPATTIAAQVASAPAAATQSAPVQQTTQQTTQQTVQQTAPARPRVHHTHSTPAADTPRYANDQGYQAPYESAPARPVADPYAGEVVAINTVQAPEPTTGLGALGGAVAGGLVGNQIGGGRGKILTTIAGAVGGGLAGNGIEHAVRKQTTYQVQVRMQDGSYRNFSYPTQPNVQIGERVHVSGDSLTAS, from the coding sequence ATGAACACCAATCTCAATCCCAGCAATCCACAGCGCAGCCGCATTCACCCCCTGGTCGCCGGCGCAGCCGCGGCCGTTATCCTGGCGAGCGCCACCGGCATTGCGGCGATGACAGGCCTTCTGCCTACCTCGCACGCCGTGACGGAGCCCGCGCCGCCGGCCACCACGATCGCGGCGCAAGTTGCGAGCGCTCCGGCCGCCGCGACCCAATCGGCCCCGGTTCAGCAAACGACTCAACAAACAACCCAGCAAACCGTCCAGCAAACCGCACCCGCACGTCCGCGCGTCCATCACACGCACAGCACGCCTGCCGCGGACACGCCGAGGTACGCAAATGATCAGGGTTACCAGGCGCCGTATGAATCCGCGCCGGCAAGGCCGGTCGCCGATCCTTATGCGGGCGAAGTCGTCGCCATCAATACGGTCCAGGCGCCTGAGCCGACCACCGGACTCGGCGCACTGGGAGGCGCGGTCGCCGGCGGACTCGTCGGCAATCAGATCGGCGGCGGACGCGGCAAGATTCTCACCACCATCGCCGGCGCTGTCGGCGGGGGCCTTGCCGGCAACGGGATCGAGCATGCCGTGCGCAAGCAGACTACCTATCAGGTCCAGGTGCGCATGCAGGACGGCAGCTACCGCAACTTCAGCTACCCGACGCAGCCGAACGTCCAGATCGGCGAGCGGGTTCACGTATCCGGCGATTCGCTGACCGCTTCGTGA
- a CDS encoding YnfA family protein, whose product MKTFLLYAVTAIAEIVGCYLPWRWLKEGGSIWLLVPGAFSLALFAWLLTLHGTAAGRVYAAYGGVYVAVAIAWLWCVDKVRPTLWDVAGVAFTLAGMAIIAFQPRM is encoded by the coding sequence ATGAAAACCTTTCTGCTTTATGCCGTGACCGCCATTGCCGAAATCGTCGGGTGCTATTTGCCCTGGCGTTGGCTGAAGGAGGGGGGCTCCATCTGGCTGCTGGTTCCCGGGGCGTTTAGCCTCGCATTGTTCGCCTGGCTGCTGACGCTGCACGGCACCGCCGCAGGCCGTGTGTATGCGGCTTACGGCGGTGTGTACGTGGCGGTGGCGATCGCGTGGCTATGGTGCGTCGACAAAGTGCGCCCCACGCTGTGGGATGTGGCCGGCGTGGCGTTCACGCTGGCCGGCATGGCGATCATCGCGTTCCAGCCGCGCATGTGA